In one window of Bombus affinis isolate iyBomAffi1 unplaced genomic scaffold, iyBomAffi1.2 ctg00000166.1, whole genome shotgun sequence DNA:
- the LOC126927595 gene encoding uncharacterized protein LOC126927595, whose translation MFLQYWTITLAVGFTTLNGLKITPIDNNGIFHEKISKAYLYSEHINVIIGLDISAVLEQVRYIEKGVAEVRNHCETRKDCNILPEIRSLQAKLNNVRTLSIELQSLAHILLRSRRGLVDAIESISKTLFGTLAANDLDIINKNIDKLFEEGNSLKTIVTNQTALIKRILNNDVIQRLKQVDTGVTNELKTLNKNDITLIKVIALESSLSDLHFQIDEIFNIIILGKQGIINPQIIDPGTFINNYAQVLGSKTVGNAFIPKEENFQNILDISELTLFTRQNKVFFVISVPTVMDMEWDIEKIYPIPSLTNKVFLAPLVVHPIFLTSGLNYINVDQNYLDKQCRSISDFYICKQTQPIHDRRVKHDCNPEILSAENTVKFCKVVVYNIEDITFIPLNAENHFIAIPEKPIDLSIFEEKTHRIVRLEKPSLLQTNKTVDILYKNNHMRISGSSKEISYEIKIKTVNVTNDSDWSILLNKLEKTPKLINDNYGYKITLNGIGDQANQLTFARSPVAGTQLDRGIIEVTGDRRPKISSNT comes from the exons gacgatcacccttgccgtcggctttaccacccttaacggattaaaaataacccctattgacaataatggaatatttcatgagaaaatatccaaagcatatctttatagcgaacacataaatgttattataggactagatattagtgctgtattggaacaagtaagatatattgaaaagggagtagccgaagttaggaatcattgcgagacacgaaaagactgtaacatattaccagaaatacgctctttacaagcaaaactaaataacgtcagaacacttagcatcgaattacaatccttagctcacattcttctcagaagtagacgaggactagtagacgctatcgaatctattagtaaaactctttttggaaccctagccgcgaacgatctagatataatcaacaaaaatatagacaaactctttgaagaaggtaacagcctaaaaaccatagtaaccaaccagacagctttgattaaacgaattttaaataacgacgtcatccagcgactgaaacaagtagacacaggtgtaacaaacgaacttaaaacgcttaacaaaaacgacatcaccttaataaaagtcatagctctagaaagctcactctctgacttacatttccaaatcgacgaaatattcaatataatcatcttaggaaaacaaggaataataaacccacagattattgatcccggaacttttattaacaattacgcccaagtactaggtagcaaaacagtaggaaacgcttttataccaaaggaagagaatttccaaaatattttagatatctcagaactcacattgtttactcgacaaaacaaagttttcttcgtaatttctgtaccaacagttatggacatggaatgggatatagagaaaatatatcccataccatctctcacgaacaaagtgtttttagcacctttagtagttcatccgatatttttaacgtcaggactaaattacatcaatgtcgatcaaaactacttggataagcaatgccgttctatatctgacttttacatttgcaaacaaactcagccgattcacgaccgtcgagtgaagcacgattgtaaccctgaaatcttaagcgcagaaaacactgtcaaattctgtaaggtagtagtttataacattgaagatataacttttatcccattaaacgctgagaatcattttatagctataccagaaaaaccaatagatctgagcattttcgaagaaaagacacatcgaattgttagactagagaaaccatctttgttacaaactaataaaaccgtagacatattgtacaagaataaccatatgagaatcagtggtagtagcaaggaaatttcttacgagattaaaatcaaaacagtcaatgtaactaatgattcagactggagtattttactaaataaactagagaaaactccaaaacttattaacgataattacggaTACAAAATCACTCTGAATGGAATCGGAGATCAAGCGAATCAACTAACTTTTGCTC ggTCACCGGTGGCCGGCACTCAACTTGACCGTGGTATCATCgaggtcaccggtgaccggcgcCCCAAGATTAGTAGCaatacataa